A window of the Streptomyces griseochromogenes genome harbors these coding sequences:
- a CDS encoding aminoglycoside phosphotransferase family protein → MAFEPPQRLVRALGETAPAGDDWLARLPEAAERAVARRELSVERLQVPGGRSSLVVLVRRADGSPAVLKLAPPRARPESERAALAHWAGLGAVQLLPAEAENAAEDTAEGALLLERLHPDVSVRSLPEAKALLEAAGTLRRLWVEPPAGHAFETVAERTGRQAEAMRASAEADPEAAALVDAALAAREELLAAPPEHRLLHGTFRQSKVLAGERMPWLAVGPDPVVGECAFDLARLVRDRVEDLIAVPSGAATTRRRIKRLAESLDVDLERLRGWTLFRAVESGVRALRVGRPKDAELLLEFAGWL, encoded by the coding sequence ATGGCTTTCGAACCGCCCCAGCGGCTGGTGCGGGCGCTCGGTGAGACGGCGCCCGCCGGGGACGACTGGCTGGCGCGGCTGCCCGAGGCGGCCGAACGGGCGGTCGCCCGGCGCGAGTTGAGCGTGGAACGGCTCCAGGTACCCGGCGGGCGCAGCAGCCTGGTGGTGCTGGTCCGGCGGGCGGACGGCAGCCCGGCCGTGCTGAAGCTGGCCCCGCCCCGGGCCCGCCCGGAGAGCGAGCGGGCGGCGCTGGCGCACTGGGCCGGTCTGGGGGCCGTGCAGCTTCTGCCGGCGGAGGCCGAGAACGCCGCCGAGGACACGGCCGAGGGAGCGCTGCTGCTGGAGCGCCTGCACCCCGACGTGTCGGTGCGGTCGCTGCCGGAGGCGAAGGCCCTGCTGGAGGCCGCGGGGACGCTGCGGCGGCTGTGGGTGGAGCCACCGGCCGGCCATGCGTTCGAGACGGTGGCGGAGCGGACCGGGCGGCAGGCCGAGGCGATGCGGGCGAGCGCCGAGGCCGATCCCGAGGCGGCCGCGCTGGTGGACGCGGCGCTCGCGGCGCGCGAGGAGCTGTTGGCCGCGCCGCCCGAACACCGCTTGCTGCACGGCACGTTCCGGCAGAGCAAGGTGCTCGCCGGGGAGCGGATGCCCTGGCTCGCGGTGGGCCCGGACCCGGTGGTCGGCGAGTGCGCCTTCGACCTGGCGCGGCTGGTGCGGGACCGGGTGGAGGATCTGATCGCCGTGCCGTCCGGGGCGGCCACCACCCGGCGGCGGATCAAGCGGCTCGCGGAGTCGCTGGACGTGGATCTGGAGCGGCTGCGGGGGTGGACGCTGTTCCGGGCGGTGGAGTCGGGTGTGCGAGCGCTCCGCGTGGGGCGGCCGAAGGATGCGGAGCTGTTGCTGGAGTTTGCGGGGTGGCTCTAG
- a CDS encoding M50 family metallopeptidase produces MTTLMFILGIVVFAVGLLVSIAWHELGHLSTAKLFGIRVPQYMVGFGPTVWSRKKGETEYGIKAVPLGGYIRMIGMFPPDDAGRISARSTSPWRGMIEDARSAAFEELKPGDETRMFYTRKPWKRVIVMFAGPFMNLILAVALFLTVLMGFGIQQQTTTVASVSPCVIAASENRDSCKKSDAPSPAAAAGMKNGDKIVSFDGKPTKDWNTLSDLIRDSAGKEVAVVVDRKGQELTLHAKIATNQVAKKDSSGTYVQGQYVKAGFLGFSAATGVVQQDFGDSVTWMTDRVGDAVDSLVALPGKIPALWDAAFGNGPREPDSPMGIVGAARITGDIATLDIPASQQVAMFVFVLAGFNLSLFLFNMLPLLPLDGGHIAGALWESLRRNVARVLRRPDPGPFDVAKLMPVAYVVAGIFVCFTVLVLIADVVNPVKIS; encoded by the coding sequence ATGACGACCTTGATGTTCATCCTCGGCATAGTGGTCTTCGCGGTCGGCCTGCTCGTCTCGATCGCCTGGCACGAGCTGGGGCACCTGTCCACGGCCAAGCTCTTCGGCATCCGCGTCCCGCAGTACATGGTCGGCTTCGGCCCGACCGTCTGGTCGCGGAAGAAGGGCGAGACCGAGTACGGCATCAAGGCGGTCCCGCTCGGCGGCTACATCCGCATGATCGGCATGTTCCCGCCCGACGACGCCGGCCGGATCTCCGCCCGCTCCACCTCGCCGTGGCGCGGCATGATCGAGGACGCCCGCTCGGCGGCCTTCGAGGAACTCAAGCCCGGTGACGAGACGCGCATGTTCTACACGCGCAAGCCGTGGAAGCGCGTCATCGTCATGTTCGCGGGCCCGTTCATGAACCTGATCCTCGCGGTCGCCCTGTTCCTCACCGTGCTGATGGGCTTCGGCATCCAGCAGCAGACCACGACCGTCGCCTCGGTCTCGCCCTGTGTCATCGCGGCGAGCGAGAACCGCGACAGCTGCAAGAAGTCCGACGCGCCCTCCCCGGCCGCGGCCGCCGGCATGAAGAACGGCGACAAGATCGTCTCCTTCGACGGCAAGCCGACCAAGGACTGGAACACGCTGTCCGACCTCATCCGCGACAGCGCCGGCAAGGAGGTGGCCGTCGTCGTCGACCGCAAGGGCCAGGAACTGACCCTGCACGCGAAGATCGCCACCAACCAGGTCGCCAAGAAGGACTCCAGCGGCACCTACGTCCAGGGCCAGTACGTCAAGGCCGGCTTCCTGGGCTTCAGCGCCGCCACCGGCGTCGTCCAGCAGGACTTCGGCGACTCCGTGACCTGGATGACCGACCGGGTCGGCGACGCGGTCGACTCCCTGGTCGCTCTGCCCGGCAAGATCCCGGCCCTGTGGGACGCGGCCTTCGGCAACGGCCCGCGCGAGCCGGACTCCCCGATGGGCATCGTCGGCGCGGCCCGGATCACCGGCGACATCGCCACCCTGGACATCCCCGCCTCGCAGCAGGTGGCCATGTTCGTCTTCGTGCTGGCCGGCTTCAACCTCTCCCTGTTCCTGTTCAACATGCTCCCGCTGCTCCCGCTCGACGGCGGGCACATCGCGGGCGCCCTGTGGGAGTCGCTCAGGCGGAACGTGGCGCGGGTGCTGCGCCGGCCGGACCCCGGTCCGTTCGACGTGGCCAAGCTGATGCCAGTGGCCTACGTGGTGGCCGGGATCTTCGTCTGCTTCACCGTCCTGGTGCTCATCGCGGACGTGGTCAACCCGGTGAAAATCTCCTAG
- a CDS encoding ferritin-like domain-containing protein produces MSDEAKKAELTALQEALAAEHAAVYGYGVVGGRVDERRRVEARAAYAAHRARRDALVREVRDLGGEPVAASAAYALPFPVPDAASAVRLAARLEERVAGVYSDLVRAASGPRRGAAAGALREAAVRAVRWSGESVAFPGLAERAGDEAGAAGPRTSASPTT; encoded by the coding sequence GTGAGCGACGAGGCCAAGAAGGCCGAGCTGACCGCCCTGCAGGAGGCGCTGGCGGCCGAGCACGCGGCGGTGTACGGGTACGGCGTCGTCGGCGGGCGCGTCGACGAGCGGCGGCGGGTCGAGGCGCGGGCGGCCTACGCCGCCCACCGGGCCCGCCGGGACGCGCTGGTGCGCGAGGTGCGCGACCTGGGCGGCGAGCCGGTCGCGGCGAGCGCCGCCTACGCGCTGCCGTTCCCGGTGCCGGACGCGGCCTCCGCGGTGCGGCTGGCGGCCCGGCTGGAGGAGAGGGTGGCCGGGGTGTACTCGGACCTGGTGCGGGCGGCGAGCGGCCCGCGGCGCGGCGCGGCCGCCGGGGCGTTGCGCGAGGCCGCGGTGCGGGCGGTGCGCTGGAGCGGGGAGAGCGTAGCCTTCCCTGGGCTCGCCGAGCGGGCCGGTGACGAAGCGGGTGCGGCCGGACCCCGTACCTCGGCGTCGCCGACGACGTGA
- the rimP gene encoding ribosome maturation factor RimP has protein sequence MSTTQSERLRELLEPLVTSQGLDLEEIAVDSVGRKRVLRVVVDSDTGADLDAVADVSRALSAKLDETNAMGDDAYDLEVGTPGAERPLSEHRHFVRATDRLVKFQLAEGGEVTARILAVDEEGIDVEVPGVKGRKATTRRLGFPEIVKARVQVEFNRKDKKDMKEEEEA, from the coding sequence ATGAGCACCACCCAGAGCGAGAGGCTGCGAGAGCTGCTGGAACCGCTCGTCACCTCCCAGGGGCTGGATCTCGAAGAGATCGCCGTGGACTCCGTCGGACGCAAGCGGGTGCTGCGTGTGGTCGTCGACTCCGACACCGGAGCGGATCTGGACGCGGTCGCCGATGTGAGCCGCGCGCTCTCGGCGAAGCTCGACGAGACCAACGCGATGGGCGACGACGCGTACGACCTGGAGGTCGGAACCCCCGGCGCGGAGCGCCCTCTCAGCGAGCACCGGCACTTCGTCCGCGCCACCGACCGGCTCGTGAAGTTCCAGCTGGCCGAGGGCGGTGAGGTGACCGCCAGGATCCTGGCGGTCGACGAGGAGGGCATCGACGTGGAGGTGCCCGGGGTGAAGGGCCGCAAGGCCACCACCCGCAGACTCGGCTTCCCGGAGATCGTCAAGGCGCGGGTCCAGGTCGAGTTCAACCGCAAGGACAAGAAGGACATGAAGGAAGAGGAGGAGGCGTAG
- the ispG gene encoding flavodoxin-dependent (E)-4-hydroxy-3-methylbut-2-enyl-diphosphate synthase, which yields MTAISLGMPSVPTKLAERRKSRQIQVGSVAVGGDAPVSVQSMTTTRTSDVGATLQQIAELTASGCQIVRVACPTQDDADALATIARKSQIPVIADIHFQPKYVFAAIEAGCAAVRVNPGNIKQFDDKVKEIAKAAKDHGTPIRIGVNAGSLDRRLLQKYGKATPEALVESALWEASLFEEHDFREIKISVKHNDPVVMIEAYRQLAEQCDYPLHLGVTEAGPAFQGTIKSAVAFGALLSQGIGDTIRVSLSAPPAEEVKVGIQILESLNLKQRGLEIVSCPSCGRAQVDVYKLAEEVTAGLTGMEVPLRVAVMGCVVNGPGEAREADLGVASGNGKGQIFVKGEVIKTVPESKIVETLIEEAMKLAEKMEAEGVVSGEPSVSVAG from the coding sequence ATGACTGCGATTTCTCTCGGCATGCCGTCCGTTCCGACCAAGCTCGCCGAGCGCCGGAAGAGCCGGCAGATCCAGGTCGGATCCGTGGCGGTCGGCGGAGACGCGCCCGTCTCGGTCCAGTCGATGACCACGACCCGCACGTCCGACGTGGGCGCCACCCTGCAGCAGATCGCCGAGCTGACCGCCTCCGGTTGCCAGATCGTCCGCGTGGCCTGCCCCACCCAGGACGACGCCGACGCCCTCGCGACCATCGCCCGCAAGTCGCAGATCCCGGTCATCGCGGACATCCACTTCCAGCCCAAGTACGTCTTCGCCGCGATCGAGGCCGGCTGCGCCGCCGTGCGCGTCAACCCCGGCAACATCAAGCAGTTCGACGACAAGGTCAAGGAGATCGCCAAGGCCGCCAAGGACCACGGCACCCCGATCCGTATCGGCGTCAACGCCGGTTCCCTCGACAGGCGCCTGCTGCAGAAGTACGGCAAGGCGACCCCCGAGGCCCTGGTCGAGTCGGCCCTGTGGGAGGCGTCCCTCTTCGAGGAGCACGACTTCCGGGAGATCAAGATCTCCGTCAAGCACAACGACCCGGTCGTCATGATCGAGGCCTACCGCCAGCTCGCCGAGCAGTGCGACTACCCCCTCCACCTCGGCGTCACCGAAGCGGGCCCGGCCTTCCAGGGCACCATCAAGTCGGCCGTCGCCTTCGGCGCCCTGCTCTCCCAGGGCATCGGCGACACCATCCGCGTCTCCCTGTCGGCCCCGCCCGCCGAGGAGGTCAAGGTCGGCATCCAGATCCTGGAGTCCCTGAACCTCAAGCAGCGCGGCCTGGAGATCGTCTCCTGCCCGTCCTGCGGCCGCGCCCAGGTCGACGTCTACAAGCTCGCCGAAGAGGTCACCGCCGGCCTGACCGGCATGGAGGTCCCGCTGCGCGTCGCCGTCATGGGCTGCGTCGTCAACGGCCCCGGCGAGGCCCGCGAGGCCGACCTCGGTGTCGCCTCCGGCAACGGCAAGGGCCAGATCTTCGTCAAGGGCGAGGTCATCAAGACCGTCCCCGAGTCCAAGATCGTGGAGACCCTCATCGAGGAGGCCATGAAGCTCGCGGAAAAGATGGAGGCCGAGGGCGTCGTGTCCGGCGAGCCGTCCGTGTCGGTGGCGGGCTGA
- a CDS encoding proline--tRNA ligase, translating to MANAPVQRMSQLMAKTLRDDPADAEVLSHKLLVRAGYVRRTAAGIWSWLPLGMKVLSNVERIVREEMDAIGAQQVSLPALLPREPYEATGRWDEYGQELFRLKDRKGGDYLLGPTHEEIFTLLVKDQCTSYKDLPVILYQIQSKFRDEARPRAGILRGREFLMKDSYSFDLEDEGLAKSYALHRQAYQNIFDRLGLDYRICAATAGAMGGSKSEEFLAPAEAGEDLFADCPNCDFAANTEAIAYELKPVDGSAVPAAEEIPTPDTPTIETLAAHLGVPASATLKNLLVKVDGEIIAVGVPGDREVDMDKVEAHFAPAAVELVTAEDFVGRPDLVRGYVGPQGLGEKVTYIADPRVAPGTAWITGANKEHTHAKNVVAGRDFEVDAYVDVVVVQEGDPCPKCGTGLKLDRAIEIGHIFQLGRKYADALKLDVLGQNGKPVRVTMGSYGVGVSRAVAAIAEQTADEHGLCWPKEVAPADVHVVAAGKALQTELALDVAEKLAAAGVRVLVDDRAGVSPGVKFTDAELIGVPQILVAGRRSGEGVLELKDRRTGEREELSVEEAIARLTA from the coding sequence ATGGCGAACGCACCGGTCCAGCGCATGTCCCAGTTGATGGCGAAGACGCTGCGCGACGACCCGGCGGACGCCGAGGTCCTCAGCCACAAGCTCCTCGTCCGCGCGGGTTACGTCCGCCGCACCGCGGCCGGCATCTGGTCCTGGCTGCCGCTCGGCATGAAGGTCCTGTCCAACGTGGAGCGGATCGTCCGCGAGGAGATGGACGCCATCGGCGCCCAGCAGGTCTCGCTCCCCGCCCTGCTGCCCCGCGAGCCCTACGAGGCGACCGGCCGCTGGGACGAGTACGGCCAGGAGCTCTTCCGGCTGAAGGACCGCAAGGGCGGCGACTACCTCCTCGGCCCCACCCACGAGGAGATCTTCACCCTCCTGGTCAAGGACCAGTGCACGTCCTACAAGGACCTGCCGGTGATCCTCTACCAGATCCAGAGCAAGTTCCGTGACGAGGCCCGTCCCCGGGCCGGCATCCTGCGCGGCCGCGAGTTCCTGATGAAGGACTCGTACTCCTTCGACCTGGAGGACGAGGGCCTGGCCAAGTCCTACGCCCTGCACCGCCAGGCGTACCAGAACATCTTCGACCGGCTCGGCCTCGACTACCGCATCTGCGCGGCCACCGCCGGCGCGATGGGCGGTTCCAAGTCCGAGGAGTTCCTGGCCCCGGCCGAGGCCGGCGAGGACCTCTTCGCGGACTGCCCGAACTGCGACTTCGCGGCCAACACCGAGGCGATCGCCTACGAGCTGAAGCCGGTGGACGGCTCCGCCGTGCCGGCCGCCGAGGAGATCCCCACCCCGGACACCCCGACCATCGAGACCCTCGCCGCCCACCTCGGCGTCCCGGCCTCCGCCACGCTGAAGAACCTGCTGGTCAAGGTGGACGGCGAGATCATCGCCGTCGGCGTGCCCGGTGACCGCGAGGTCGACATGGACAAGGTCGAGGCGCACTTCGCCCCGGCCGCCGTCGAGCTGGTCACCGCCGAGGACTTCGTCGGCCGCCCCGACCTGGTCCGCGGTTACGTCGGCCCGCAGGGCCTGGGCGAGAAGGTCACGTACATCGCCGACCCGCGCGTGGCCCCCGGCACCGCCTGGATCACCGGCGCCAACAAGGAGCACACGCACGCCAAGAACGTCGTCGCCGGCCGTGACTTCGAGGTCGACGCGTACGTGGACGTCGTGGTCGTGCAGGAGGGCGACCCCTGCCCCAAGTGCGGCACCGGCCTGAAGCTGGACCGCGCCATCGAGATCGGCCACATCTTCCAGCTGGGCCGCAAGTACGCCGACGCCCTCAAGCTCGACGTGCTGGGCCAGAACGGCAAGCCGGTCCGCGTCACCATGGGCTCCTACGGCGTCGGCGTCTCCCGCGCCGTCGCCGCGATCGCCGAGCAGACCGCCGACGAGCACGGCCTGTGCTGGCCCAAGGAGGTCGCCCCGGCCGATGTGCACGTCGTCGCGGCCGGCAAGGCGCTGCAGACCGAGCTGGCGCTCGACGTCGCCGAGAAGCTGGCCGCCGCGGGCGTCCGCGTCCTCGTCGACGACCGGGCGGGCGTCTCCCCGGGTGTGAAGTTCACCGACGCCGAGCTGATCGGCGTGCCCCAGATCCTGGTCGCCGGCCGCCGCTCCGGCGAGGGCGTGCTGGAACTGAAGGACCGCAGGACCGGCGAGCGCGAGGAGCTCTCCGTCGAGGAAGCGATCGCCCGCCTGACGGCCTGA
- the nusA gene encoding transcription termination factor NusA: protein MDIDMSALRGLVREKEISFDLLVEAIESALLIAYHRTEGSRRHARVELNRETGHVTVWAKEDPEDLEEGQEPREFDDTPSGFGRIAATTAKQVILQRLRDAEDDATLGEYAGREGDIVTGVVQQGRDPKNVLVDIGKLEAILPVQEQVPGESYQHGLRLRSYVVRVAKGVRGPSVTLSRTHPNLVKKLFALEVPEIADGSVEIAAIAREAGHRTKIAVRSTRSGLNAKGACIGPMGGRVRNVMGELNGEKIDIVDWSDDPAEMVANALSPARVSKVEVVDMASRSARVTVPDYQLSLAIGKEGQNARLAARLTGWRIDIRPDTEQAGERTGE from the coding sequence GTGGACATCGACATGAGCGCCCTGCGGGGCTTGGTTCGGGAGAAGGAGATCTCCTTCGACCTGCTGGTCGAGGCGATCGAGTCGGCCCTCCTCATCGCGTACCACCGCACCGAGGGAAGCCGCCGGCACGCGCGCGTGGAGCTCAACCGGGAGACCGGCCACGTGACCGTGTGGGCGAAGGAGGACCCGGAGGACCTCGAGGAGGGCCAGGAGCCCCGCGAGTTCGACGACACCCCCTCCGGCTTCGGCCGGATCGCCGCCACCACCGCCAAGCAGGTGATCCTGCAGCGGCTGCGCGACGCCGAGGACGACGCCACGCTCGGCGAGTACGCCGGCCGCGAGGGCGACATCGTCACCGGCGTGGTCCAGCAGGGCCGCGACCCGAAGAACGTGCTCGTGGACATCGGCAAGCTGGAGGCCATCCTGCCGGTGCAGGAGCAGGTCCCCGGCGAGTCGTACCAGCACGGCCTGCGGCTGAGGTCGTACGTCGTCCGGGTGGCCAAGGGCGTGCGCGGCCCGTCCGTGACCCTCTCCCGTACACACCCCAACCTGGTGAAGAAGCTCTTCGCCCTGGAGGTGCCGGAGATCGCCGACGGGTCGGTCGAGATCGCGGCCATCGCCCGCGAGGCCGGCCACCGCACCAAGATCGCCGTACGGTCCACCCGTTCGGGCCTGAATGCCAAGGGCGCCTGCATCGGCCCGATGGGCGGCCGGGTGCGCAACGTGATGGGCGAGCTGAACGGCGAGAAGATCGACATCGTCGACTGGTCGGACGACCCGGCCGAGATGGTGGCGAACGCGCTGTCACCCGCTCGGGTGAGCAAGGTGGAGGTCGTCGACATGGCCTCCCGCTCCGCCCGGGTGACCGTGCCGGACTACCAGCTGTCGCTGGCGATCGGCAAGGAAGGGCAGAACGCCCGGCTCGCGGCCCGGCTCACCGGCTGGCGGATCGACATCCGTCCGGACACCGAGCAGGCCGGAGAGCGCACCGGGGAATAG
- a CDS encoding GNAT family N-acetyltransferase gives MLTQTTSRVLDPSDLDAALAVLDREPVANAFVTSRVQIAGLDPWRLGGEMWGWYEDGMLTSLCYAGANLVPICATPRAVRAFADRARRAGRRCSSIVGPAESTAALWRLLEPHWGPAREVRAQQPLMVTDRMPVDIAPDPYVRRIRKDEMETIMPACVAMFTEEVGVSPMAGDGGLLYQARVAELVGSGRSFARVDEQGKVVFKAEIGAATTQACQIQGVWVAPEYRGKGLAVPGMAAVLRYALADVAPVVSLYVNDFNTAARRTYRRVGFQEVGAFMSILF, from the coding sequence GTGTTGACCCAGACCACCTCACGGGTGCTCGATCCGAGCGACCTTGACGCCGCGCTCGCGGTCCTCGACCGCGAGCCGGTCGCGAACGCCTTCGTGACCTCACGGGTCCAGATCGCGGGCCTCGACCCGTGGCGCCTCGGCGGCGAGATGTGGGGCTGGTACGAGGACGGCATGCTCACGTCCCTGTGCTACGCGGGCGCCAACCTCGTGCCCATCTGCGCCACCCCGCGCGCCGTGCGCGCCTTCGCCGACCGGGCCCGCAGGGCCGGTCGGCGCTGCTCCTCCATCGTCGGCCCCGCCGAATCCACCGCCGCCCTGTGGCGCCTGCTGGAACCGCACTGGGGCCCGGCCCGCGAGGTCCGCGCCCAGCAGCCCCTGATGGTCACCGACCGCATGCCCGTCGACATCGCCCCGGATCCGTACGTCCGACGCATCCGCAAGGACGAGATGGAGACGATCATGCCGGCGTGCGTGGCGATGTTCACCGAAGAGGTCGGCGTCTCCCCGATGGCCGGGGACGGCGGCCTGCTCTACCAGGCCCGGGTCGCCGAGCTCGTGGGCTCCGGCCGCTCCTTCGCCCGTGTCGACGAACAGGGCAAGGTCGTCTTCAAGGCGGAGATCGGCGCGGCGACCACCCAGGCCTGCCAGATCCAGGGCGTATGGGTCGCCCCCGAATACCGGGGGAAGGGCCTGGCGGTCCCCGGCATGGCGGCGGTCCTGCGCTACGCCCTGGCGGATGTCGCCCCCGTGGTCAGCCTCTATGTGAACGACTTCAACACGGCGGCGCGACGGACGTACCGGCGGGTGGGGTTCCAGGAGGTCGGCGCGTTCATGAGCATCCTCTTCTAG
- a CDS encoding GNAT family N-acetyltransferase, whose protein sequence is MDVVIGPLDLSAHVDEALAVQAVAFGLGPDEVAVRRQIVQRHMQYTGARALGATSEGRLVGFVYGMPNSRTHWWSTVVEPYLRARDNDFWLDDSFVITELHVHPGHQNRGIGRRLITTITDGAGEPRSILSAIDTDSPARGLYHSLGYVDLARQVHFPSAPKPYAVMGAPLPLRRR, encoded by the coding sequence ATGGACGTCGTGATCGGCCCCCTGGACCTCTCAGCCCACGTAGACGAGGCCTTGGCAGTCCAAGCCGTAGCCTTCGGACTCGGCCCCGACGAGGTGGCCGTACGCCGCCAGATCGTCCAGCGCCACATGCAGTACACGGGCGCGCGCGCCCTCGGCGCGACCAGCGAAGGGCGCCTCGTGGGGTTCGTCTACGGCATGCCCAACTCGCGCACCCACTGGTGGTCCACGGTCGTGGAGCCCTATCTGCGCGCCCGGGACAACGACTTCTGGCTGGACGACTCCTTCGTCATCACCGAGCTGCACGTCCACCCCGGCCACCAGAACCGCGGCATCGGCCGCCGCCTGATCACGACGATCACCGACGGCGCCGGCGAGCCCCGCTCGATCCTCTCCGCGATCGACACCGACAGCCCCGCCCGCGGCCTCTACCACTCCCTCGGCTACGTCGACCTCGCCCGCCAGGTCCACTTCCCGAGCGCCCCCAAGCCCTACGCCGTGATGGGCGCCCCCCTGCCGCTGCGGCGGAGATAA
- a CDS encoding ArsR/SmtB family transcription factor, with translation MDSVFKALADPTRRLLLDRLREQNGQTLRELCERLAMTRQSATQHLDLLRQADLVTVVRRGRERLHYLNPAPIHEIEERWISEFDKPRLQAISAIKKQAEEYAMTDTPASVPTYVYVTYIRASAEQVWRALTDADLTARYWGHANVSDWQPGSDWEHRRVDGSGTVDVFGRVLAAEPPTRLVITFDDAPDAELPREPSVVTFLVEPHHDIVRLTVTHENLANEAMFNGISQGWPAVLANLKSLLETGEVLPQAPWEMHRAHS, from the coding sequence ATGGACTCGGTCTTCAAAGCGCTGGCCGACCCCACCCGACGACTCCTGCTCGACCGTCTGCGCGAACAGAACGGGCAGACGCTGCGAGAGCTGTGCGAACGCCTGGCCATGACACGCCAGTCGGCGACACAGCATCTCGACCTTCTCCGGCAGGCCGACCTCGTCACGGTCGTACGGCGCGGACGGGAACGGCTCCACTACCTCAACCCGGCCCCGATCCACGAGATCGAGGAGCGCTGGATCTCGGAGTTCGACAAGCCCCGCCTGCAAGCCATCAGTGCCATCAAGAAACAGGCAGAGGAGTACGCCATGACCGACACACCCGCATCCGTGCCGACGTACGTCTACGTCACCTACATCCGCGCCAGCGCCGAGCAGGTGTGGCGGGCCCTGACGGACGCCGACCTGACGGCACGCTACTGGGGCCACGCCAATGTCTCGGACTGGCAGCCGGGCTCGGACTGGGAGCACCGGCGGGTGGACGGATCGGGCACCGTCGACGTCTTCGGCCGCGTGCTGGCGGCCGAACCCCCGACGCGCCTCGTCATCACCTTCGACGACGCCCCCGACGCCGAGCTGCCCCGCGAGCCGTCGGTCGTCACCTTCCTCGTCGAGCCGCACCACGACATCGTCCGTCTCACCGTCACCCACGAGAACCTCGCCAACGAGGCGATGTTCAACGGGATTTCGCAGGGTTGGCCGGCCGTGCTGGCGAACCTCAAGTCGCTGCTGGAGACCGGGGAGGTCCTCCCGCAGGCGCCGTGGGAGATGCATCGTGCGCACAGCTGA
- the dxr gene encoding 1-deoxy-D-xylulose-5-phosphate reductoisomerase: MTDSPASPAPLADPHLVYDPLAADGPKDVVILGSTGSIGTQAIDLVLRNPDRFRVTALSAHGSRTALLAEQAHRLRVRTVAVAREDAVPALREALAERYGAGEPLPEILAGPDAATQVASSDCHTVLNGITGSIGLAPTLAALEAGRTLALANKESLIVGGPLVKALAKPGQIIPVDSEHAALFQALAAGTRADVRKLVVTASGGPFRGRTKAELANVTVEDALAHPTWAMGPVITINSATLVNKGLEVIEAHLLYDIPFDRIEVVVHPQSYVHSMVEFTDGSTIAQATPPDMRGPIAVGLGWPERVPDAAPAFDWSKASTWEFFPLDNEAFPSVNLARHVGRLAGTAPAVFNAANEECVEAFRTGALPFNGIMDTVTRVVEEHGTPVTGTSLTVSDVLEAETWARARARELTDRTATAEARA; this comes from the coding sequence ATGACCGACAGTCCCGCCAGTCCGGCGCCCCTCGCCGATCCGCACCTCGTCTACGACCCCCTCGCGGCCGACGGCCCGAAGGACGTGGTGATCCTCGGCTCCACCGGGTCCATCGGAACCCAGGCCATCGACCTCGTGCTGCGCAACCCCGACCGCTTCCGGGTCACCGCCCTCTCCGCGCACGGCAGCCGCACCGCCCTCCTCGCCGAGCAGGCGCACCGCCTGCGGGTGCGGACCGTGGCCGTCGCCCGCGAGGACGCCGTACCGGCCCTGCGCGAGGCGCTGGCCGAGCGGTACGGCGCCGGTGAGCCGCTCCCCGAGATCCTCGCCGGACCGGACGCGGCCACCCAGGTCGCCTCGTCCGACTGCCATACCGTTCTCAACGGCATCACCGGATCCATCGGCCTCGCGCCCACCCTGGCCGCCCTGGAGGCGGGCCGCACCCTCGCGCTCGCCAACAAGGAGTCGCTGATCGTCGGCGGCCCACTGGTCAAGGCGCTCGCCAAGCCCGGCCAGATCATCCCGGTCGACTCCGAGCACGCCGCGCTCTTCCAGGCGCTCGCCGCCGGCACCCGCGCCGATGTGCGCAAGCTGGTCGTCACCGCCTCCGGCGGCCCCTTCCGCGGCCGCACCAAGGCGGAGCTGGCGAACGTCACCGTCGAGGACGCCCTGGCCCACCCCACCTGGGCGATGGGCCCGGTGATCACGATCAACTCGGCGACCCTCGTCAACAAGGGACTGGAAGTCATCGAGGCCCATCTCCTCTACGACATTCCCTTCGACCGCATTGAGGTCGTCGTGCATCCCCAGTCGTATGTTCACTCGATGGTCGAGTTCACCGACGGATCCACGATCGCCCAGGCGACGCCCCCCGACATGCGCGGGCCCATCGCCGTCGGCCTGGGCTGGCCCGAGCGCGTCCCGGACGCGGCGCCCGCCTTCGACTGGAGCAAGGCCTCCACCTGGGAGTTCTTCCCGCTGGACAACGAGGCCTTCCCCTCGGTGAACCTCGCCCGGCACGTGGGGCGGCTCGCGGGCACCGCCCCGGCGGTGTTCAATGCGGCCAACGAGGAGTGCGTCGAGGCCTTCCGCACCGGCGCGCTGCCCTTCAACGGCATCATGGATACCGTCACCAGGGTGGTCGAGGAGCACGGCACCCCGGTCACGGGAACTTCACTCACCGTTTCGGACGTCCTCGAAGCGGAGACCTGGGCACGGGCCCGGGCACGCGAACTGACAGACCGGACGGCAACCGCGGAGGCGCGTGCATGA